GTTGTGCCGTCCCGGATTGGCGCCGGTCATGAAACTCGACCAGGCGACCGGGCTGACCGCCGGGAAAGTGGTTTGCAGGCGATGGAAACCGCCCTGCTCCGCCAGCTTCTTGAAAGTCGGCAAGTGCCCTTCCTGCATCCATTTTTCGGCCAGATCGGGGTCGAGGCCGTCGAGCCCTAAAACCACCACGCGTTTGTAACTGGCGCGTTGGCGGGATTTGCGGCGGCGGATTAAAACGTAGACAAAGCGCAGCGGCCAGATCGCCAGCATGGCCAGCGCCACGAAAAACGTCGCCACCATGAAAAAAATGCCGGTACCGAAAGCGATACCAGCGCCGGGGCCGACATAGGCGTATGCCGAAGACGCCGTACAACAGAGCACGACGAGTATCAGTACCGTGAGCAGTCTGCGCATTCTATTCTTCTCCGTGATCGACGTGCGATCCCGCCGTTCCCCCAACAGTAGGCAGCATCAGAAACATTGACAAGGGATCAACAGCAAAATCCCTCGTCTTTTTGCCCATCTCGATAATCACGCCAAATGCGACAGGATCAGGTCGGCCGCCTGCGTAATGATCGGGACGTCCGCGACCGGCTTGACCGTCCACAAAAACGCGTCGTTCTGGTTGTGCATGCCGGTCAGGCCGAAATGCCCGAAAACCTCCGGCCGATCGATCGCGCCTTTGAAATCGAAGCCGTCGATCGAAACCGCCACCAAATCCGGCCCAGCGGCGGCATAAGGGCCATGATAAGCTTCCTCGCGCTCGAAAAATCGCCGGACCAGCTTGCGGCCCTGATATTCCAACTCGCCCAACGCGGCGCGCACATCGGCCAGCACTTTGGGCGCGTCGGCCGGATCGACCTGCCCCTTGGGGTATTTTCCCTTGGTATGGACGTAGATCCGATTCGGGTCGAGCACGAAAACCTTGGCCTCGGCCGCGATCTGGTTCAAATCCTTCGGATTTTCCCCTTCGAAGGCAGTTAGACCCCGCTCGGCCAAGTAACGGTTCAACGCGACTTCCTTTTCCAGCGCGCAAAAGCCGTGATCGCTCAGCATGAAAAAGCCGGCCAAGCTTTCATCCTTGGTTTCATGGATGTACCGGTCGGCCATCTCGCCGACCAAACGGTCCACCGCCCGGTAGTAATTGATCGCCCGCTCGTGCAGCTCGTGCTTCTCGTCGGTCAGCGCGTGCCACAGATAGTGATGCAACCGGTCGGTGCCGGTGACGATCAACTCGAAGAAGTCCCATTCCTCTTCGGTCCACAACAACTCGACCGCCTGCCGCCGGCCTTCGAGCGTCTGTTCCAACTGTTGCATGGCCAGAGCGTGGTTGCGCCGGGCGATGCTGGTGTCGATGTCGATTTCGTAGTTCAGGCGGCGCAATTTGCCGATGTATTTCGCCGGAAAAACGGCCCGGTGCATTTCGATGGCGACGAAGCCCGAAACGAGCGCCCCGTTGAGGCGGCGCGCCGGATAGGTTCCCGGTTGGTTGATGATGACGCTACGCTTGCCGGTTTGCTCCAGCCGGTCCCAGATGGTCGGCGCCTTGAGCGATCCGTAATTGGGGAAATTCAGGTCATAGGTGCCGGGGATCAAATCGGTGAAGCCGAAGATCCCATGGGTTCCCGGATCGACGCCGGTCATGAAACTCGGCCAACTGACCGCCGAGATTTCCGGCACCGTAACTTCCATCCGCCGCAGGTTGCCGAGCTTGGTGATTTCCGCCATGCGGGGCAGAACACCGCGCACCATCAAATCATTCAACAATTTATGCGGAACGCCGTCGAGCCCGACCACCACCGCTTTGTTTTTTTTTCGCGAAAACAAACCCATCGCACGACCTTTCCCGGGTTGCGTAAATTCATCGCAGAATACTAATCGAAGCGGTCCGCGACAAGTGGGTTGAACGGTGGGTTGAACGGTATCAAGAGCTTGTATTTATTGTCGGATACAATTGGCCGCGAAACCGCGCTCCGTTCTTGATAGCGCGCTTGAAATGCCAACGGTTCGGCGGCACTATGCAAGTTCCTTTCAATTCGGGATCAAATGGCATTGCGGATGATCCGATCGACCGGAACGAAAAAAATCCTCGCCGTCGTTCTGGCGGCGGGATTTCTCATCATCGGATTGAATTTGCTGGCGGCTTACGCGCTGGGGAAATACTATACCACCGGCTTTCTGCTCTCGAGCGATTTCGTGACGACCGCCGGCCCGGAGCCGATTTACACCTGGCAACCCAACCTGAAGCATCGATTCAATGCCGCATTCAACGTCACCCTGACCACCAACGCCGCCGGCTACCGGACTCACCCCTTTACGTCGCCGGACGGCAAGCGCCGCCTGGTGCTGCTCGGCGATTCCATTTCCTTCGGCGTCTTTCTGCCCGAAGAGGAAAATCTCGCCGGGCAAATCGAAAAAATTTCCGGCGCGCGCGGCGCCGCCATCGAGGTTTTCAACCTCGGCATTCCGACCTACAACCTGCGCCAGTACGCGGAAAGCTACCGCCGCTACGGGAAGGATTTACAGCCCGATACGGTGGTGCTTCAGACCGAACCGGGAGATTTTCGTGATCCGCCCACCCTCGTTTTGCGCCCCTGGATCAGAAAAATTCCGCTCCTGACCTGGCTTCTGTTGCGCTACCATCGCAGCCGGCCGTTCGTCGACACTTCCGCCGCCGGTCTGGCCACGTACCGCGAGATCGTGGAAGATTGCGCGAAGCGAAACGCCCGCCTGATCGTCGTGTACTTTCCGTATCTGATTCCGAATCCCTTTAACAACGAATGGCGTCAAGACAAGGAGCGGTTCGAGAGTCACGGCGCGCCCGTGGTGGACGTCGCTTCATTGCTGGCGACCGTCAATCCGGATTTGACGGCTTTCCGCGTTCGGCCGGAGGATCCGATTCACCCCGACGCCCGAGCCATCGCCCTGGTGGCCGACCGCCTGGTGACAATGCTGGCGGAGAATTAATTCCGTCAAGCGGAGCGCCGGGAACCCGAGGTTTTACAGCGGGCGGCCTTCTATGTAGGATACCCACAAAATTAATCGGGAGACCATGAGGTACTTGCGGCCATATCTCCTGGGAGTGTGGTGCGCCCTTTTCGGGCTGTTGCTGCCGACACTCGTCCAGGCCCAGCAGAACGCCCACATTTCCAGCGCGAAGGCGTCCCGCCAGGGGCATGTCCTGACGGTTTCGTTCATCGTCGAGGGCGCCTTCACCCCGAAGATGGAAGAGGCGGTGCAATCGGGCATTCCGCAAACGTTCACCTACCAGTTCGAGGTTTATCGCGTCGTGACGGCCTGGCCCGATCAGCGGATCTACAACTGGACGATCAAGCGCACGATCCGTTACGACACCCTGAAAAAAATCTACACCGTCGAATTGGGTTCGGACGCCAAGCCCAAGCAGACCGACGATCTCGCGGTGGCGAAGACCTGGATGACCAGCTTCACCGATTTCCCCGTCGCGGTGGTGCCGGCGCTCGATCCTTCGACGGATTACTATGCGCGCGTCAAAGCGGAACTGGATCCGGTCCAATGGCCG
This sequence is a window from Myxococcales bacterium. Protein-coding genes within it:
- a CDS encoding DUF4390 domain-containing protein — protein: MRPYLLGVWCALFGLLLPTLVQAQQNAHISSAKASRQGHVLTVSFIVEGAFTPKMEEAVQSGIPQTFTYQFEVYRVVTAWPDQRIYNWTIKRTIRYDTLKKIYTVELGSDAKPKQTDDLAVAKTWMTSFTDFPVAVVPALDPSTDYYARVKAELDPVQWPLHLNKILFLANLWSFETPWMRVDLPIKAWNETTTPTP